One genomic segment of Actinoplanes ianthinogenes includes these proteins:
- a CDS encoding ABC transporter ATP-binding protein has product MAVLSATGAGVRHHKRWLVRDLDLTVEAGETVAVVGPPGSGRTSTLLMLARRLRSSAGTVAVSGTAVLAHVAGVTDPEPVFTVLEHVEERLALLGRPRREAGAVPLHGLEPGLRGRELTPYQKQVLGLVLAGLAKPAVIALDGVDAGLDARERGELWGLLGELTAGGLAVLVTAREVDPARVSRVVHLSDPQAAEPGRVVVQSAEEYAATLNGWPFGASAAALREAAPQEAAPQEAAPQEAAPQEAAPHEAAPQEAAPQEAASDVAAPEEAASDVAAPEEAQPESAEPAATEPESTEPDDAEPKSAEPNDAEPNDAEPDDAEPEEELTEELAEKTEKERSGQ; this is encoded by the coding sequence ATGGCGGTGCTGAGCGCGACGGGCGCCGGGGTCCGGCACCACAAGCGCTGGCTGGTGCGCGATCTCGACCTCACGGTCGAGGCGGGCGAGACGGTCGCGGTGGTCGGTCCGCCCGGCAGCGGCCGGACGAGCACGTTGCTGATGCTGGCGCGCCGCTTGCGGTCGTCCGCCGGCACGGTCGCCGTTTCCGGTACGGCGGTGCTCGCGCACGTGGCGGGCGTGACCGATCCGGAGCCGGTGTTCACCGTGCTCGAGCACGTCGAGGAGCGGCTGGCGCTGCTCGGCCGGCCACGGCGGGAAGCCGGTGCGGTGCCGCTGCACGGGCTCGAGCCGGGGTTGCGCGGGCGGGAGCTCACGCCGTACCAAAAGCAGGTTTTGGGTCTGGTCCTGGCGGGTCTCGCGAAGCCTGCGGTGATCGCGCTGGACGGGGTGGACGCGGGCTTGGACGCGCGGGAGCGGGGCGAGCTGTGGGGGCTGCTCGGCGAGCTGACCGCGGGCGGCCTGGCGGTCCTGGTCACCGCGCGGGAGGTGGATCCGGCGCGGGTCAGCCGGGTGGTGCACCTGAGTGATCCGCAGGCCGCGGAGCCGGGGCGGGTCGTGGTTCAGAGCGCGGAGGAGTATGCGGCGACGCTGAACGGCTGGCCGTTCGGCGCGAGCGCCGCGGCGCTCCGAGAAGCGGCCCCGCAGGAAGCGGCCCCGCAGGAAGCGGCCCCGCAGGAAGCGGCCCCGCAGGAAGCGGCCCCACACGAAGCGGCTCCCCAGGAAGCGGCCCCGCAAGAAGCGGCTTCCGATGTAGCGGCGCCGGAAGAAGCGGCTTCCGATGTAGCGGCGCCGGAAGAAGCGCAGCCCGAGAGCGCCGAGCCGGCAGCCACGGAGCCCGAGAGCACAGAGCCGGACGACGCGGAGCCCAAGAGCGCCGAGCCGAACGACGCGGAGCCGAACGACGCCGAGCCGGACGACGCGGAGCCGGAAGAGGAGCTCACGGAAGAGCTCGCCGAGAAGACGGAAAAGGAGCGGAGCGGACAGTGA